In one window of Paraflavitalea soli DNA:
- a CDS encoding M56 family metallopeptidase, whose translation MNLVNQSAFLKALGWSLLDSLWQMGVLWLIYVLLTANGKKFNARQRHTLALLSLAGGSCWFLITLVINFYKAAATPQFVTLLVNAGEAINTPASFKSNIAGWLELVLPFLSVAYLLMTAWLFFRFYRQYRYTRQLFHQGLQKINPEWRVFLQQSVQHMSIHKKVTIWLSSMVDTPLTIGFWKPIILLPIAAVNNLSIEQTEAIILHELNHIRRNDYLVNLLIACSDIVLFFNPFAQLFSGIIRREREHSCDDLVLQFRYDASQYARALLLLEQSRSCTAPALAVAATGRGNTLLLNRVKRMLTNEPVTAPLNQKLMAWLLSAILIGFIGLYNPGRAIVTTMREVAVNAPESPVNEFSADISTPAPQPAANPGEQPFETVVPHTEKLIRQAVAIVLPDADDRNDEEKDEDDNAAAGQNLYSSLKFTTEMASYVSAPVIRDFSMQAAEAAVASAGSVTTHPYVPGNSFLIQALEDTLLPKKYTMSVSEKQAKEAMDKAMIALQAIDWKKVEKELNAAAGTVDIQQLQNEIKKAFKEVDWKKINTETEKALQETRKELVEEQALMRVQLERYNQVRQEKQDKINEVQYRILMDRLGENDKNSTCDQEKPANQQKNVKKKKIVII comes from the coding sequence ATGAACCTGGTGAACCAATCTGCTTTCCTGAAGGCATTGGGATGGTCACTATTAGACAGCTTGTGGCAAATGGGTGTTTTATGGCTGATCTATGTTTTACTGACTGCCAATGGAAAAAAGTTCAACGCACGTCAACGCCATACACTGGCCTTGCTATCATTGGCGGGAGGTTCCTGCTGGTTCCTCATTACGCTGGTGATCAACTTTTATAAAGCAGCCGCCACGCCTCAATTCGTTACCCTGCTGGTCAATGCCGGTGAAGCGATCAACACGCCCGCTTCCTTCAAAAGCAATATCGCTGGCTGGCTGGAACTGGTTCTCCCCTTCCTCTCGGTAGCTTACCTGCTGATGACTGCCTGGCTCTTCTTTCGTTTCTACCGTCAATACCGTTATACACGTCAATTGTTTCACCAGGGGCTTCAAAAGATCAATCCCGAATGGCGGGTATTCCTGCAGCAGTCGGTCCAGCATATGAGCATCCATAAGAAAGTAACCATCTGGTTATCTTCCATGGTCGATACACCGCTGACGATCGGTTTCTGGAAACCCATTATCTTATTGCCCATAGCTGCAGTGAATAACCTCTCCATTGAACAAACAGAAGCTATTATACTACACGAACTGAATCATATCAGGCGCAATGATTACCTGGTCAACCTGCTCATTGCCTGTTCTGATATCGTTTTATTCTTCAATCCTTTTGCACAATTGTTTTCCGGCATCATCCGCCGGGAACGGGAACATAGCTGCGATGACCTGGTATTACAGTTCCGGTACGACGCCTCCCAATATGCCCGGGCATTGCTCCTGCTGGAACAAAGCCGTTCCTGCACCGCTCCTGCCCTGGCAGTAGCTGCTACCGGCAGAGGCAATACCCTCCTGCTCAACCGGGTAAAACGGATGCTCACCAATGAGCCTGTCACGGCCCCGCTGAACCAGAAACTGATGGCATGGCTGTTATCAGCCATCCTGATAGGTTTTATTGGCCTGTACAATCCGGGGAGGGCCATCGTCACCACCATGCGGGAAGTGGCTGTAAATGCACCGGAAAGCCCTGTAAATGAATTTTCCGCCGATATCAGCACCCCGGCGCCGCAACCGGCAGCCAACCCCGGGGAACAGCCATTTGAAACAGTGGTTCCTCATACAGAAAAGCTGATCAGACAAGCAGTAGCTATTGTATTGCCTGATGCCGACGATAGGAATGACGAAGAGAAAGACGAAGATGACAATGCAGCTGCCGGGCAGAACCTGTACTCTTCTTTAAAGTTCACCACGGAGATGGCATCGTATGTGAGTGCACCGGTGATACGCGATTTCTCCATGCAAGCTGCTGAAGCAGCGGTGGCCTCCGCAGGATCAGTCACTACCCACCCTTATGTGCCGGGCAACAGTTTCCTGATCCAGGCGCTGGAAGATACGCTGCTCCCCAAAAAGTACACCATGAGTGTATCTGAAAAGCAGGCTAAAGAGGCCATGGACAAAGCCATGATCGCCCTGCAGGCAATCGACTGGAAAAAAGTAGAAAAAGAACTCAATGCAGCCGCCGGTACGGTGGATATACAACAACTGCAAAACGAGATCAAAAAAGCTTTCAAAGAAGTAGACTGGAAAAAGATCAACACAGAAACAGAAAAAGCGCTCCAGGAAACAAGAAAAGAACTGGTGGAAGAACAGGCGCTGATGAGGGTACAACTGGAACGCTATAACCAGGTACGCCAGGAAAAACAGGACAAGATCAATGAAGTGCAATACCGGATATTGATGGACAGGCTGGGTGAAAACGACAAGAACAGCACCTGCGATCAGGAAAAGCCGGCTAATCAGCAAAAGAACGTGAAGAAGAAAAAGATCGTGATCATTTAA
- a CDS encoding sodium-translocating pyrophosphatase, with product MDKLFYLVPVMGVIGLLYTLAKFKWVSKQDAGTDRMKEISTYIADGAMAFLKAEWKVLGYFVVIVGILLGVMAQANPHSHWSIAIAFAIGAVFSATAGYIGMKVATKANVRTAQAARTSLSKALNVSFTGGAVMGLGVAGLAVMGLGGLFILLKAYFGATEVSSAEMLKTIEVLTGFSLGAESIALFARVGGGIYTKAADVGADLVGKVEAGIPEDDPRNPATIADNVGDNVGDVAGMGADLFGSYVATVLATMVLGQETISVDQFGGFAPILLPMLIAGVGILFSIVATLFVRISDTAGISTGVVQKALNMGNWGSIILTAAASVGLVYYILPETMELRGTEFTKWGVLGAIGVGLAVGTLMSIITEYYTAMGKGPVMSIIRQSSTGHATNVIGGLAVGMESTFLPIIVLAAGIYGSYYCAGLYGVAIAAAGMMATTAMQLAIDAFGPIADNAGGIAEMSELPKEVREKTDVLDAVGNTTAATGKGFAIASAALTALALFAAFVGVAGITGIDIYKADVLACLFVGGMIPFIFSSLAIRAVGQAAMAMVEEVRRQFRTIPGIMEGTGKPEYDKCVAISTGASIKKMMLPGAIAIVSPLVIGFLFGPEALGGFLAGATVSGVLMGMFQNNAGGAWDNAKKSFEKGVEINGQMYYKKSDPHKASVTGDTVGDPFKDTSGPSMNILIKLMSIVSLVIAPTLKELHNPAPEVFKPVLKKTEQVVVTNDNTGSIQATGKY from the coding sequence ATGGACAAATTGTTCTATCTCGTCCCTGTGATGGGAGTCATAGGTCTGCTGTACACCCTCGCTAAGTTTAAGTGGGTATCCAAGCAAGATGCCGGTACCGACCGCATGAAGGAGATCAGCACCTACATCGCAGATGGTGCTATGGCCTTCCTGAAAGCGGAGTGGAAAGTGCTCGGTTATTTTGTGGTGATCGTGGGTATCCTGCTCGGTGTGATGGCACAAGCCAACCCCCATTCACACTGGTCCATTGCGATTGCCTTTGCCATTGGCGCTGTATTTAGCGCTACTGCCGGTTACATCGGTATGAAGGTTGCCACCAAAGCCAACGTGCGTACTGCACAAGCTGCCAGAACCAGCTTAAGCAAAGCCCTCAATGTATCCTTTACCGGCGGTGCCGTAATGGGATTAGGCGTTGCCGGTCTCGCTGTAATGGGACTGGGTGGCTTATTTATCTTATTAAAAGCATACTTCGGCGCCACAGAAGTTTCTTCTGCCGAAATGCTCAAAACAATAGAAGTACTCACGGGCTTCTCCCTGGGTGCTGAATCCATTGCCCTGTTTGCCCGCGTAGGTGGTGGCATCTACACCAAGGCTGCCGACGTAGGTGCCGACCTGGTAGGTAAAGTAGAAGCCGGCATCCCCGAAGATGATCCCCGCAACCCCGCCACCATTGCCGACAACGTAGGTGATAACGTAGGCGATGTAGCTGGTATGGGCGCCGACCTCTTTGGCTCTTATGTAGCCACTGTACTGGCCACCATGGTACTGGGACAGGAAACGATCTCCGTAGATCAGTTTGGCGGCTTTGCCCCCATCCTGCTGCCGATGCTCATTGCCGGCGTAGGTATCCTCTTCTCCATCGTAGCTACCCTGTTTGTTCGCATCAGCGATACAGCAGGCATCAGCACCGGTGTGGTACAGAAAGCCCTCAACATGGGTAACTGGGGTTCTATCATCTTAACCGCTGCTGCTTCAGTAGGCCTGGTTTATTATATCCTTCCCGAAACAATGGAATTACGCGGTACTGAATTTACCAAATGGGGTGTACTGGGCGCTATTGGCGTAGGCCTGGCTGTAGGTACCCTCATGAGCATCATCACCGAGTATTACACTGCCATGGGTAAAGGCCCTGTAATGAGCATCATCCGCCAGTCTTCTACCGGTCATGCTACCAACGTAATTGGTGGTCTGGCGGTAGGTATGGAATCTACCTTCCTGCCCATCATCGTATTGGCAGCTGGTATCTACGGTTCTTATTACTGTGCAGGATTATACGGTGTGGCCATTGCGGCTGCCGGTATGATGGCTACCACTGCGATGCAGCTGGCCATTGACGCCTTCGGTCCTATTGCCGATAACGCCGGTGGTATTGCTGAAATGAGCGAACTGCCCAAAGAAGTGCGTGAGAAAACGGATGTACTGGATGCAGTAGGTAATACCACCGCTGCTACCGGTAAAGGTTTTGCCATCGCTTCTGCTGCCCTTACTGCATTAGCCCTGTTTGCCGCCTTCGTAGGTGTAGCCGGCATTACAGGTATCGATATTTACAAGGCAGATGTATTGGCCTGTCTCTTTGTAGGCGGCATGATCCCCTTCATCTTCTCCTCCCTGGCTATCCGCGCTGTAGGACAGGCGGCCATGGCGATGGTGGAAGAAGTTCGTCGGCAGTTCCGTACCATTCCCGGCATTATGGAAGGTACCGGTAAACCTGAATACGACAAATGTGTGGCCATCTCTACCGGCGCCTCTATCAAGAAAATGATGTTGCCCGGCGCTATTGCCATCGTCTCTCCCCTGGTGATCGGTTTCCTGTTTGGACCCGAAGCACTCGGTGGTTTCCTGGCAGGTGCTACAGTAAGTGGTGTACTGATGGGTATGTTCCAGAACAACGCCGGCGGCGCCTGGGACAATGCCAAGAAATCTTTTGAGAAAGGCGTTGAGATCAACGGACAGATGTATTATAAGAAATCAGATCCGCATAAGGCGTCTGTGACAGGTGATACGGTAGGTGATCCTTTCAAAGACACTTCCGGACCATCTATGAACATCCTGATCAAACTGATGTCTATCGTATCGCTGGTAATAGCTCCTACCCTGAAAGAATTGCACAATCCGGCTCCTGAAGTATTTAAGCCGGTGCTGAAGAAAACCGAGCAAGTGGTGGTCACCAATGACAATACCGGCAGCATTCAGGCGACTGGAAAATACTAA
- a CDS encoding GLPGLI family protein, producing MKQLIAFAVLLFLTADMTHAQDFVTRGKIEYEVKRNNKRMYDEEDRANSSYIASLPEYDVSYRELLFAWDRSVYQPGRKALNPSRFLSENEVYMDLEKKEAVSKRRMLDDYYVLADSIHAIKWKLENETRKIAGWQCRKAVGRIYDSVYVVAFYCPEIIPQGGPEMVAGLPGMILGLAIPRFYTTWFATRIEIANIDESKIVPPTVKKGKQYTRHELAEVLLKKYKEAGWWKDVTLEKVAADISDYLIY from the coding sequence ATGAAACAGTTGATTGCTTTTGCGGTGTTGCTTTTCCTGACGGCGGATATGACGCATGCACAGGATTTTGTTACCCGTGGCAAAATAGAGTATGAGGTCAAGCGCAATAATAAGCGCATGTACGATGAGGAAGACCGTGCCAATAGTTCTTATATTGCTTCCCTGCCGGAATATGATGTGAGTTACCGGGAGCTGTTGTTTGCCTGGGACCGCTCCGTTTATCAGCCCGGCAGGAAGGCATTGAACCCTTCCCGCTTTTTGAGCGAAAATGAGGTGTATATGGACCTGGAGAAAAAAGAAGCTGTTTCCAAACGGCGTATGTTGGATGATTACTATGTGCTGGCCGATAGTATACACGCCATCAAATGGAAGCTTGAAAATGAGACCCGCAAAATTGCCGGCTGGCAATGCCGTAAAGCAGTAGGGCGTATCTATGATAGCGTGTATGTGGTGGCTTTTTACTGTCCGGAGATCATTCCCCAGGGTGGCCCTGAAATGGTTGCAGGATTGCCCGGCATGATATTGGGCCTGGCCATTCCCCGTTTCTATACTACCTGGTTTGCTACCCGTATCGAAATAGCCAATATTGACGAGTCGAAGATCGTGCCGCCCACCGTCAAAAAGGGCAAACAATACACCAGGCATGAACTGGCTGAGGTGCTGCTCAAAAAATACAAGGAAGCAGGGTGGTGGAAGGATGTTACACTGGAGAAAGTAGCGGCAGATATATCAGATTATCTAATATATTAA
- a CDS encoding ligand-binding sensor domain-containing protein encodes MKYALICTLFLMSVFHTCCGQNQTNTPQDNFSKEHNGYSESQIKELSTSRVPMSMVRHVKQDRNGNILIAAAWGGVFRYDGKSFTNLTTSKIGLHRYWDVLEDRRGNLWFATSDSGVYHYNGKIIQHFTTREGLANNRVMAIYEDRAGIIWFGTGGGVSRYDGKSFRNFTTKDGLSNNDLTTIIEDKTGKLWFGTRGEVCFYDGKTFTVLKNKDGKAFNNVWSIIEDKKGSIWFGDINGLWRYDGSTFTNVSQRGAYAIIEDKKGNIWTTGDVNPPNGDVWALSRYDQKSLYNKKPAVTEIKSGGRMDCLAILEANDGSIWVGSGGGVYRYDGKTITDFKNKEGQQ; translated from the coding sequence ATGAAATACGCACTCATCTGTACTTTGTTCTTAATGTCCGTTTTTCACACCTGTTGTGGACAAAACCAAACAAACACGCCGCAAGATAATTTCAGTAAAGAACACAATGGCTACTCCGAGTCTCAAATTAAAGAGTTATCTACCTCCAGGGTGCCCATGAGTATGGTTCGGCATGTAAAGCAAGATAGAAACGGAAACATTTTGATTGCTGCAGCATGGGGTGGTGTTTTTCGCTACGATGGAAAATCGTTTACTAATCTCACAACTAGTAAAATAGGTTTGCACAGGTACTGGGATGTTCTGGAAGATCGGCGCGGAAACCTTTGGTTTGCCACTTCTGATTCCGGAGTTTATCATTACAATGGAAAAATCATTCAACATTTCACTACCAGGGAAGGGCTTGCCAATAATCGGGTTATGGCTATTTATGAAGATAGAGCCGGCATTATTTGGTTCGGCACCGGAGGTGGGGTAAGCCGTTACGATGGAAAATCTTTTCGAAATTTTACAACGAAAGACGGACTTTCCAATAATGACCTTACTACTATCATAGAAGACAAAACCGGGAAATTATGGTTTGGCACAAGGGGTGAGGTTTGTTTTTATGATGGAAAAACATTTACGGTTTTAAAAAACAAAGATGGTAAAGCATTTAACAACGTTTGGTCAATAATCGAAGATAAAAAAGGAAGCATTTGGTTCGGTGACATTAATGGTCTTTGGCGCTACGACGGCAGTACCTTTACTAATGTATCGCAGAGGGGCGCTTATGCTATCATCGAAGATAAAAAAGGAAACATCTGGACTACTGGTGACGTAAATCCTCCTAATGGGGATGTTTGGGCTCTTTCCCGTTATGATCAAAAGTCCTTATACAATAAAAAGCCTGCTGTAACTGAAATTAAGTCAGGAGGAAGAATGGATTGTTTGGCGATATTGGAAGCCAATGATGGAAGTATTTGGGTGGGCTCTGGTGGTGGCGTGTATCGGTATGATGGAAAGACCATCACGGACTTTAAAAATAAAGAGGGTCAGCAATAA
- a CDS encoding sensor histidine kinase, producing MKRGLLYTFLVLLGAMRVAAQSLPAIQLTDDAPYQRIATQTGWYVDTSARLTLSDVANPSFQGRFRPARHEMGAYGLTDAAVWVQGSIRYTGTDKVYLLIEFANIDSITLYYYDKEVLKTVQSGSLTPLAAKPINIPGFLFEIPVAAAEPQTFWLRIRTGNALIVPLTLATSGGLPQSMAGMYIIALLYAGVVLALFFYNLSLYGWIRDPSYLYYLGYLFFLAVFIFLYCCGFHVYLGQTLSTFINQYAGIGSVSVGYIFMIRFAISFLKGEQYAPRLTKALRILGWLLWIPLICCALGWRHALIRQQELVSLAVPVAFIWMAITAYRRHYKPAIYFIIAWALLLSSIVLFAITNMGFLPYGGWTFDILPIGSAMEVILLSLALGYGYSSMKNEQKALLEKTVNERTKELQDALGQLKESNQAKDKLLNIIAHDIRSPLNNLSGYLELAEKKVVAAGQIQQFIQVLRRNISHISRSMNNLLNWSLTQKNHIETNIAKVPLSPMTRQILDTYRFSAEHKGVHLKKNMPEELFVQADSHQLELILRNLLDNAIKFTPEGGVVTIGCRPRAEQVVIYVADTGAGMLQEEANKLLQKNSFHSAGTIVPEKGTGLGLQLCREFVASNGGVLQVRSNPGEGTEFFFSLPGSVEI from the coding sequence GTGAAAAGAGGCTTGCTTTACACCTTCCTGGTCCTCCTTGGAGCTATGCGGGTTGCTGCCCAGTCGCTGCCAGCCATTCAACTTACCGACGATGCCCCTTATCAGCGAATTGCCACACAAACAGGCTGGTATGTCGACACCAGCGCCCGCCTCACCCTGTCCGATGTAGCCAATCCGTCTTTTCAGGGCCGTTTCCGGCCTGCCAGGCACGAAATGGGCGCCTACGGCCTTACCGATGCAGCCGTGTGGGTACAGGGCAGTATCCGGTACACCGGTACAGATAAAGTATACCTGCTCATCGAATTTGCCAATATAGACAGCATCACCCTCTATTACTATGATAAGGAGGTGTTGAAAACCGTACAGTCTGGCAGCCTTACCCCCCTGGCCGCCAAGCCCATCAATATCCCCGGCTTTCTCTTTGAGATACCGGTTGCCGCGGCCGAACCACAGACTTTTTGGCTGCGCATCCGGACCGGCAACGCCCTCATCGTTCCCCTTACCCTGGCCACCTCGGGCGGTTTGCCACAATCCATGGCCGGCATGTATATCATCGCCCTGCTGTATGCGGGCGTGGTATTGGCGTTGTTTTTCTATAATCTTTCCCTGTATGGCTGGATCAGGGACCCCAGCTATTTGTATTACCTGGGTTATCTCTTCTTCCTGGCAGTGTTTATATTCCTGTACTGCTGTGGGTTTCATGTGTACCTGGGGCAAACCCTTTCCACCTTTATCAACCAGTATGCCGGTATAGGTTCCGTGTCCGTGGGATATATATTCATGATCCGGTTTGCCATTAGTTTTTTGAAGGGCGAACAATATGCCCCGCGGCTTACCAAGGCGTTGCGCATCCTGGGCTGGCTGCTTTGGATTCCCCTGATCTGTTGTGCGCTCGGCTGGCGTCACGCCCTTATCCGCCAGCAGGAACTGGTGAGCCTGGCTGTACCCGTGGCATTTATATGGATGGCTATTACCGCCTACCGGCGCCACTACAAGCCCGCTATTTATTTTATCATCGCCTGGGCTTTGCTGCTGTCGTCGATCGTGTTGTTTGCCATTACCAATATGGGCTTCCTGCCTTATGGCGGATGGACCTTCGATATTTTGCCCATCGGCTCGGCCATGGAGGTGATCCTGCTATCCCTGGCATTGGGTTATGGGTACTCATCCATGAAGAACGAGCAGAAAGCATTGCTGGAAAAGACTGTGAATGAACGTACCAAGGAGTTGCAGGATGCCCTGGGGCAGTTGAAGGAAAGCAACCAGGCCAAAGACAAACTGCTCAACATTATTGCCCATGATATCAGAAGCCCGTTGAATAACCTGTCCGGTTATCTCGAACTGGCAGAAAAGAAGGTGGTGGCTGCCGGGCAGATACAGCAGTTCATCCAGGTACTCCGGCGAAACATCAGCCATATTTCCCGGTCGATGAACAACCTGCTCAACTGGTCCCTTACCCAGAAGAACCATATCGAGACCAATATTGCCAAGGTACCTCTTTCTCCCATGACCCGCCAGATTTTGGATACTTATCGGTTTTCGGCCGAGCATAAGGGCGTTCACCTCAAAAAGAATATGCCGGAGGAATTATTCGTACAGGCAGATAGCCATCAGCTGGAACTCATATTGCGCAACCTGCTCGACAATGCGATCAAGTTTACACCCGAGGGGGGAGTAGTCACTATTGGCTGCAGGCCACGGGCAGAACAGGTGGTGATCTATGTAGCTGATACAGGTGCGGGGATGTTGCAGGAGGAGGCGAACAAGTTATTACAAAAGAACAGCTTTCATTCAGCAGGTACCATAGTACCTGAAAAAGGTACCGGACTGGGTTTGCAACTGTGCCGCGAGTTTGTAGCGAGCAATGGCGGCGTACTACAGGTGAGAAGCAATCCGGGCGAGGGGACAGAATTCTTTTTCAGTCTGCCCGGCAGCGTTGAGATATAA
- a CDS encoding FKBP-type peptidyl-prolyl cis-trans isomerase: MRLFSIVFSVVMALALTGCSKKDKGGCTPTSATEDDAKMQAYITANGVTATKDASGMYYQIIDPGTGTAPTVSSVVVVKYAGKLTNNTVFDSNNSLEYPLNRLILGWQIGIPKIKKGGKIKLIIPPSLAYGCDDIKDGNTVVLPGNSVLVFDVELLDVK, encoded by the coding sequence ATGCGTTTATTCAGTATTGTTTTTAGTGTGGTAATGGCCCTGGCTTTGACGGGGTGTAGTAAGAAAGATAAGGGTGGATGTACGCCTACCTCGGCAACCGAAGATGATGCCAAAATGCAGGCTTATATCACTGCCAATGGGGTTACAGCTACCAAAGATGCCAGTGGCATGTATTACCAGATCATCGACCCCGGTACAGGTACTGCGCCTACAGTTAGTTCTGTGGTAGTGGTGAAGTATGCCGGTAAACTCACCAACAATACCGTTTTCGACAGCAACAATAGCCTTGAATACCCCCTCAACCGCTTGATCCTTGGCTGGCAGATCGGAATTCCCAAGATCAAGAAAGGCGGTAAGATCAAACTCATCATCCCCCCCTCATTGGCCTATGGCTGTGATGACATTAAAGATGGCAATACAGTAGTGCTGCCCGGCAACTCCGTATTGGTATTTGATGTAGAATTACTGGATGTGAAATAA
- a CDS encoding ligand-binding sensor domain-containing protein: MRYALLYTLFLMSVFHPCCGQNQTTVPQDNISKGLYSESQLKEEAAFQVPMSMVRHVKQARNGDILIASYLGVYRYDGKSFTNLTSKISSPRISSFWDVLEDRKGNLWFASKDSGVYYYNGRSFQHFTTKDGLASNMVLHLYEDKAGNIWFGSSRYDGRSFRNFTTKDGFPSNSIRLLLEDKTGKLWFCAQGENMFVYDGKTFTVLKNKDGKTFKNVWSIIEDKKGSIWFSDVDGLWRYDGSTFTKVSQRVAYTIIEDKKGNLWTTGSMDPLGGPGWALSRYDANSLYSKKPAVTEIKSQSAMLLGILEDAKGNIWFGAGGGVYRYDGKTITDFKNKENQQ; the protein is encoded by the coding sequence ATGAGATACGCACTCCTCTATACTTTGTTCTTAATGTCCGTTTTTCACCCCTGCTGTGGACAAAACCAAACAACCGTACCACAAGATAATATCAGTAAAGGACTTTACTCCGAGTCTCAACTTAAAGAGGAGGCCGCCTTCCAGGTGCCCATGAGTATGGTTCGGCATGTGAAGCAAGCCAGGAACGGGGACATTTTGATTGCTTCTTACCTAGGCGTATATCGATACGATGGAAAATCGTTTACCAATCTGACAAGTAAAATAAGTTCGCCCCGCATCTCCAGCTTCTGGGATGTCCTGGAAGATCGGAAAGGAAATCTTTGGTTCGCTTCCAAAGATTCAGGTGTTTATTATTACAATGGGAGATCCTTTCAGCATTTTACAACAAAGGATGGGCTTGCCAGTAATATGGTTCTTCATCTTTATGAAGATAAAGCCGGTAATATCTGGTTTGGATCAAGCCGTTACGATGGGAGATCTTTTCGAAATTTTACTACAAAAGATGGATTTCCCAGTAATAGTATTCGTTTACTCCTTGAAGACAAAACCGGCAAGCTTTGGTTTTGTGCACAAGGAGAAAATATGTTCGTTTATGATGGAAAAACATTTACCGTTTTAAAAAACAAAGATGGCAAAACGTTTAAAAACGTTTGGTCAATAATCGAAGATAAAAAAGGAAGTATCTGGTTCAGTGACGTTGATGGTCTTTGGCGCTACGACGGCAGTACCTTTACCAAGGTATCGCAGAGGGTGGCTTATACAATAATCGAAGATAAAAAAGGAAATCTCTGGACTACAGGTAGCATGGATCCTCTTGGTGGGCCAGGCTGGGCGCTTTCCCGTTATGATGCAAATTCCCTGTACAGTAAAAAGCCAGCTGTAACCGAAATAAAGTCACAATCAGCAATGCTTTTGGGGATTTTAGAAGATGCGAAAGGAAATATTTGGTTTGGCGCTGGTGGTGGCGTGTATCGTTATGATGGAAAGACTATCACAGACTTTAAAAATAAAGAGAATCAGCAATAA
- a CDS encoding BlaI/MecI/CopY family transcriptional regulator, with the protein MSTTKSIKPTESELEILQVLWIKGTASVREVHEELLKIKDAGYTTTLKLMQIMFEKGLVRRDDSSKTHFYQAAVSREKTQKHLLGKMIDSLFGGSPTELVIQALGNHKASADELEAIQKMLDNLKKQ; encoded by the coding sequence ATGTCCACAACCAAGAGCATAAAACCCACTGAGAGTGAGCTGGAGATCCTGCAGGTATTATGGATCAAGGGGACTGCCAGCGTTCGCGAAGTACATGAAGAGCTGCTGAAGATCAAGGATGCTGGTTATACCACTACCCTGAAGCTGATGCAGATCATGTTTGAAAAAGGATTGGTAAGGCGTGATGATTCAAGCAAAACGCATTTCTACCAGGCCGCTGTAAGCAGGGAAAAGACGCAAAAACATTTGCTGGGTAAAATGATCGATTCCTTATTCGGAGGTTCCCCTACTGAACTGGTCATTCAGGCATTGGGTAATCATAAAGCATCCGCTGATGAACTGGAAGCTATACAGAAAATGTTAGACAACTTAAAAAAACAGTAG